A stretch of the Zerene cesonia ecotype Mississippi chromosome 4, Zerene_cesonia_1.1, whole genome shotgun sequence genome encodes the following:
- the LOC119839565 gene encoding uncharacterized protein LOC119839565, translating into MDWSVLLSHIFLAAIVNGHEVQKRGLIFPPTSLYGTFVAIAVPLDIPDKNVFVSYNFESNYSVLSNITEIDEVLFPNLPVISRHSRSITRELAYTVLETKFKENGLNGRDCLLRNICEAADTPLHHNGLLGHIMHIIFTPSSSKEEGIDDVYYEAELDGQKGDCDKYYEACPISLFDMITKLVITPH; encoded by the exons ATGGATTGGAGCGTACTTCTATCACA TATTTTCCTGGCTGCCATTGTTAACGGTCATGAAGTACAGAAGCGCGGACTTATCTTCCCACCAACAAGTTTATATGGA acgTTCGTCGCGATAGCTGTGCCGTTGGACATACCAGACAAAAACGTGTTTGTGTCTTATAACTTCGAGTCCAACTACTCAGTACTTAGTAACATCACGGAAATTGACGAAGTCTTGTTCCCGAATCTTCCT GTTATTTCTAGACATAGTAGGAGTATTACCAGAGAGCTGGCGTATACTGttttagaaacaaaatttaaaga GAACGGGCTGAACGGAAGAGACTGCTTGCTACGCAACATCTGTGAAGCGGCAGACACTCCTTTACACCACAACGGGCTTTTGGGACACATAATGCACATTATATTTAC TCCATCATCATCGAAGGAGGAAGGCATCGATGACGTGTACTACGAAGCTGAATTGGATGGGCAGAAGGGTGACTGCGACAAATATTACGAAGCCTGTCCCATCAGCCTGTTCGATATGATTACTAAACTTGTTATCACGCCACATTAA